The Pseudomonas moraviensis genome contains the following window.
CGAAGACATCGAAAGCGTTCTGCCTTTCGTTGAAGAAGGCATGACCGACGTTTGCGAAGCCGTGTTCTTCGAAGAGCGTCTGGTTTCCGTAGAGCTGCCGACCACCATCGTGCGTCAGGTCGACTACACCGAAGGCTCCGCTCGCGGTGACACTTCCGGCAAGGTGATGAAGCCTGCCAAACTGAAGAACGGTACCGAACTGTCGGTTGCCGACTTCATCGAAATCGGCGACATGATCGAGATCGACACCCGCGAAGGCGGTTCCTACAAGGGCCGTGCCAAATAAGCACTGCTTTTTGCGGAAAGAAAAAACCCGACCATTGAGTCGGGTTTTTTTGTGCCTGCGGTATTTGCGGCAGCGCGAATCCCTTGTAGGAGTGAGCCTGCTCGCGATGGCGGTGATTCAGTCGCTGAAGATGTTGACTGAGACGACGCTATCGCGAGCAGGCTCACTCCTACAGGAGGGCTGCGGTTATTTCAGGTGTTCCTTGAGCTCCTGCGACGCCTGCAACATCGCCGAACGCACCGATGGCACCTGGCTGACCACGTTGAGCAAACCGTAATCGTGGATCATGCCGTTGTAGCGCACCGATGTAACCGGCACTCCGGCTTCGTCGAGTTTGCGCGCATAGGCTTCGCCTTCATCGCGCAGTACATCAGCGCTGGCCGTCTGCACCAGTGCAGGCGGCAGGCCTTTGAGTTGCGCGGTGGTGGCGCGCAGCGGTGAGGCGTAGATCTCGTTGCGCTGTTTGGCGTCGGTGGTGTAGTTGTCCCAGAACCACTTCATCATGTTGCGGGTGAGGAAGTGCCCTTCGGCGTACTGGTTGTACGAACCGGTGTCGAAGTTGGCATCGGTCACCGGCCACAGCAGCACCTGGAATTTGATTGCCGGGGTGCCCTTGTCCTTGGCCATCAGCGCGACCACTGCGGCCATGTTGCCGCCGACGCTGTTGCCGGCCACGGCCAGGCGCTTGCCGTCGACATTGATCTCTTTACCGTGTTCCGCCACCCACTTGGTCGCAGCGTAGGCCTGATTGATTGCCACCGGGTAATGCGCTTCCGGCGATGGGGTGTAATTGACGAACACCGCCGCCGCCCCCGAACCGACCACCAGATCCCGCACCAGACGTTCGTGAGTCGGGAAGTCCCCCAGTACCCAGCCGCCGCCGTGGAAGAACATGAACACCGGCAGCTCACCCTTGACCCCGGCCGGCCGGACGATGGTCAGGCTCAACGGTTGGCCATCGACCTGCACGGTCTTCTCGCTGACATCGGCTTTGGGCAGTGTCAACTTGACCCCGGATTGCGCGCCGACCAGCACGGCGCGGGCATCCTTGGGCGACAGCTGCTCGATCGGTTTGCCGCTGCCGGCATTCAGCGCATCGAGAAATGCCTGGGTGTTGTGTTCGACATCACCGGCAAAAGCGCTGTGCACCGACAGGGCGAGAAGGGTACCGGTCAAGACTTTGCTGAAAGTGTTCATGTTCAATTTCCTTGTTCGGGCCGGGGGCTTCAGTGCTTACACGGTCACGTGCAGACGGACATCGACGTTGCCACGGGTGGCGTTGGAGTACGGGCAGACCTGGTGAGCAGCGTCGACCAGCGATTGCGCGTCGGCCTGTTCGAGGCCCGGCAGGCTGATGTGCAAGTCGATGTCCAGACCGAAACCGCCAGGGATCTGGCCGATGCCGACGTGGGCGGTGATCGATGCGTCGTCAGGAATTTTGCGCTTGGTCTGGCTGGCAACGAATTTCAGTGCGCCGATGAAGCAGGCCGAGTAACCGGCAGCGAACAGTTGCTCAGGGTTGGTCGCCGCGCCGCCAGCACCGCCGAGTTCTTTCGGAGTGGCCAGTTTGACGTCGAGAACGTTGTCGCTGGAGATCGCACGACCGTCACGGCCGCCAGTGGAAGTTGCGATTGCGGTGTAGAGAGTTTGCATGATGTGAGCCTCATTGGTTGTGATGTTGTGCGCTAATTGTTTGCGCGCTAAGTAGGTGTGAAGAGAATGTATAGCGCTAATGTTTAGCGCGCAAGATAAATTTTCGAAAAAACTTGGAGGAATGCGACTGTCTGGAGATCAATTAGCTTGAAAGACTTGAATTAGAGCGGTCGGAGGGAAAGGTGAAGGGTGGAATATTTTCTGGCGGTGGAGATCAATTGTAGGAGTGAGCCTGCTCGCGATAGCGGTGGGTCAGTCACCGCCTGTGTAGCCTGACAGACCGCAATCGCGAGCAGGCTCACTCCTACAGGGGGCTGCGTGCGTTCAGTTGAGGCTGTCTTGCAGATGACCGCGCAGCGCTTGCAGCTCGGCCTGTAACTTCTGCAGGCGTTCAAGGGTGAAGCCGCTGGCGCCAAGAATGCACTGCGGCACAGTCTGCGCCTTGTCGCGCAATGCCCGGCCCGCTGCGGTCAGCTCGACAATTACCACGCGTTCATCTTCACGACTGCGGGTGCGGCTGAGCAGGCCTTCGGCTTCCAGTCGTTTGAGCAACGGCGTCAGCGAACCCGGATCGGTCAGCAGGCGCGCGCTGATTTCTCCGACAGTCAAACCGTCCTTCTCCCACAACACCATCATCGCCAGATACTGCGGATAGGTCAGGCCCAGCGCCTGCAATAGCGGCTTGTAGACCTTGGTCATCATCAGCGAGGTCGAGTGCAGGGCGAAGCACGCCTGATTGTCGAGCAGCAGGTCGTCGCAATTGTCGCGTTCGGAAGTCATGTCTAAGCCTTGATCGTTGATCGTTTTGAATCTAGCGCTCCAACCTTTAATGCGCCAGACAAATATGCCCGGCGTCAGTGCCCGGCGAATTGCCGTTGCAGCGCCAGATCCCACGGCGGCACCGGACTGAAGCGGGTTTTGAGGTATTCCAGCAGCAGGCGACTGCGTGAATGGATCTGCTGTTCCATGCGCAGCGCGTAAATGCCGGTGGACTCCGGTGGCGGCAGGCCGTTTTCGCAGAACAGCGGCACCAGCTCGCCGCGCAGCAGGTATTCACTGGCCAGCCAGGTCGGCAGGTGTGCGACGCCCAGACCCGCCGTCGCGCCACATGCCAGGGCTTCGGCATTGTTGGCGCTCAGGCGCACGCGCGACGGACGGTGCAGTTGCAGCTGCCCATCCACTTCGAATTTCCAGGCAAAGGGCGGGGCGAGGCCTTCCCAGTCGAGGCCGTCGTGTTCGCTCAACTGCGCGGGATGATTGGGCATGCCACGACGCTTGAGGTAGTCAGGACTCGCGCAGGCCACGCGGACCATGCTGGCCAAGGGCGTGGCGACCAGACGCGAGTCGGCCAACTGCCCGGTACGCAGCACCAGATCGACCTTGCCCAGACTGCTGCCGGCCATGTCGATGAAGCTGTCGATCAGATGCATCTGCACATCGAGTCCCGGGTACAGCAGGAGAAAGTCGGCAATCACCGGCGCCAGATGCCGCCGTCCGAATGCCGCTGGCGCATCGATGCGGATCAAGCCTTCCGGCGCGCTGCTCAACGAAACGGCCTCGGCGCGGGCCAGCTGCAATTCGGCGATGATCCGCCGCGCCCGTTCGGCAAAGGCCAGTCCGGCCGAAGTCGGCAGCACGGCATGGGTGCTGCGCACAAACAGCTGGCTGCCGACGGCACTTTCCAGGCTGTCGATCCGCCGGGCTACAGCGGAAGGCGTCAGCGGATGACGGCGCGACGCGGCAGAAAAGCTGCCACTCTCCAGCACGTCGAGAAACAGACCAAGCTGCTCTGTCAATTGGTTGGGATTCATGTGAAACCACGCTTGTGCAAAATCGGCACAGCCATTGTGCGTTGCTGTGCGTTTCCCCGCTAGGCGCGAGTGCGTAGCATTGGCCGCCTGTC
Protein-coding sequences here:
- a CDS encoding elongation factor P — its product is MKTGKELKPGTVIRIDNDPWLVQKAEFTKSGRNSAIMKTKLKNLLTGYKTETVYGADDKLDDVILDRKEATLSFISGDTYTFMDTTDYTMYELNAEDIESVLPFVEEGMTDVCEAVFFEERLVSVELPTTIVRQVDYTEGSARGDTSGKVMKPAKLKNGTELSVADFIEIGDMIEIDTREGGSYKGRAK
- a CDS encoding alpha/beta hydrolase; this encodes MNTFSKVLTGTLLALSVHSAFAGDVEHNTQAFLDALNAGSGKPIEQLSPKDARAVLVGAQSGVKLTLPKADVSEKTVQVDGQPLSLTIVRPAGVKGELPVFMFFHGGGWVLGDFPTHERLVRDLVVGSGAAAVFVNYTPSPEAHYPVAINQAYAATKWVAEHGKEINVDGKRLAVAGNSVGGNMAAVVALMAKDKGTPAIKFQVLLWPVTDANFDTGSYNQYAEGHFLTRNMMKWFWDNYTTDAKQRNEIYASPLRATTAQLKGLPPALVQTASADVLRDEGEAYARKLDEAGVPVTSVRYNGMIHDYGLLNVVSQVPSVRSAMLQASQELKEHLK
- a CDS encoding organic hydroperoxide resistance protein — its product is MQTLYTAIATSTGGRDGRAISSDNVLDVKLATPKELGGAGGAATNPEQLFAAGYSACFIGALKFVASQTKRKIPDDASITAHVGIGQIPGGFGLDIDLHISLPGLEQADAQSLVDAAHQVCPYSNATRGNVDVRLHVTV
- a CDS encoding MarR family winged helix-turn-helix transcriptional regulator, coding for MTSERDNCDDLLLDNQACFALHSTSLMMTKVYKPLLQALGLTYPQYLAMMVLWEKDGLTVGEISARLLTDPGSLTPLLKRLEAEGLLSRTRSREDERVVIVELTAAGRALRDKAQTVPQCILGASGFTLERLQKLQAELQALRGHLQDSLN
- a CDS encoding LysR family transcriptional regulator, whose translation is MNPNQLTEQLGLFLDVLESGSFSAASRRHPLTPSAVARRIDSLESAVGSQLFVRSTHAVLPTSAGLAFAERARRIIAELQLARAEAVSLSSAPEGLIRIDAPAAFGRRHLAPVIADFLLLYPGLDVQMHLIDSFIDMAGSSLGKVDLVLRTGQLADSRLVATPLASMVRVACASPDYLKRRGMPNHPAQLSEHDGLDWEGLAPPFAWKFEVDGQLQLHRPSRVRLSANNAEALACGATAGLGVAHLPTWLASEYLLRGELVPLFCENGLPPPESTGIYALRMEQQIHSRSRLLLEYLKTRFSPVPPWDLALQRQFAGH